In a genomic window of Candidatus Alcyoniella australis:
- the guaA gene encoding glutamine-hydrolyzing GMP synthase: MSVSASTSAAIKDKILILDFGSQYTQLIARRVRELRVYCEIHPYNMPLERVERFDPRGIILSGGPSSVYDKDAPKCDPRILDLPLPLLGVCYGMQLLTLHFGGEVARAQRREYGRAELLVRDAGDLFRGFVPGDPIVAWMSHGDRIERLPAGFDVIAHSENSPYAAVRDEQQRVFGVQFHPEVVHTPQGSEIIDNFVHGVCGCGSDWTMHNFIEVTVEALRSRLSQGRVVLGLSGGVDSSVVALLLHRAIGDRLTPIFVNNGVLRLHEAQKVQATFRDRLGVKLVYVDAEQRFLDKLAGVIDPEQKRKVIGGEFIAVFEECAAKLDDVRYLAQGTLYPDVIESVSFKGPSATIKSHHNVGGLPDLMSLELVEPLRELFKDEVRELGIELGLTPDLVWRHPFPGPGLAVRIVGEVTRERVQTLQLADHIITEEIEIAGLGREVWQEFGVLLPVKSVGVMGDERTYESVLAVRAVTSRDGMTADWARLPHELLGLISNRIINEVEGINRVVYDISSKPPSTIEWE, translated from the coding sequence ATGTCGGTAAGCGCCAGCACTTCAGCGGCGATCAAAGATAAAATCCTGATCCTCGACTTCGGCAGCCAGTACACTCAGCTGATCGCCAGGCGTGTACGCGAGCTGCGCGTCTATTGCGAGATCCATCCGTACAACATGCCGCTGGAGCGCGTCGAGCGTTTTGACCCGCGCGGGATAATCCTCAGCGGCGGGCCCTCGTCGGTCTACGACAAGGACGCGCCCAAGTGCGACCCGCGGATCCTCGATCTGCCGCTGCCGCTGCTGGGCGTGTGTTATGGCATGCAGCTTTTGACCCTGCACTTCGGCGGCGAGGTGGCCCGCGCCCAGCGCCGTGAGTATGGACGAGCCGAGCTGTTGGTCCGCGACGCGGGCGACCTGTTCCGCGGATTCGTACCCGGCGATCCGATCGTCGCCTGGATGAGCCACGGCGACCGCATCGAGCGGCTGCCCGCGGGTTTCGACGTGATCGCGCATTCGGAGAACTCGCCCTACGCGGCGGTGCGCGACGAGCAGCAGCGCGTGTTCGGCGTACAGTTCCATCCCGAGGTCGTGCATACCCCCCAGGGCAGCGAGATTATCGACAACTTCGTCCACGGCGTGTGCGGCTGCGGCTCGGATTGGACGATGCACAATTTCATCGAGGTCACGGTCGAGGCGCTGCGCAGTCGGCTGAGCCAGGGCCGGGTGGTGCTCGGCCTGTCCGGAGGCGTGGACAGCTCGGTGGTCGCACTGCTGTTGCACCGCGCGATCGGTGATCGGCTGACCCCGATCTTCGTCAACAACGGCGTGCTGCGGCTGCACGAGGCCCAGAAAGTCCAAGCCACGTTCCGCGATCGGCTGGGCGTCAAACTGGTCTACGTCGACGCCGAACAGCGCTTTTTGGACAAGCTCGCCGGAGTGATTGACCCCGAGCAGAAGCGCAAGGTGATCGGCGGCGAGTTCATCGCGGTGTTCGAGGAGTGCGCTGCGAAACTCGACGACGTGCGTTATCTGGCCCAGGGCACGCTATACCCGGACGTGATCGAGTCAGTGAGCTTCAAGGGCCCCTCGGCCACAATCAAGAGCCATCACAACGTCGGCGGGCTACCCGATCTGATGAGCCTCGAGCTGGTCGAGCCGCTACGCGAGCTGTTCAAGGACGAGGTACGCGAACTGGGCATCGAGCTGGGACTGACCCCGGATCTGGTCTGGCGCCACCCGTTCCCCGGACCGGGGCTGGCCGTGCGCATCGTCGGCGAGGTGACCCGCGAGCGCGTACAGACTCTGCAGTTGGCCGATCATATTATCACCGAAGAGATCGAGATCGCAGGCCTGGGCCGCGAGGTCTGGCAGGAATTCGGCGTACTGCTGCCGGTCAAGTCGGTAGGGGTGATGGGCGACGAGCGGACCTACGAATCGGTACTGGCCGTGCGCGCCGTGACCAGCCGCGACGGCATGACCGCGGACTGGGCGCGCCTGCCCCACGAGCTGCTGGGCCTGATATCAAACCGGATTATCAACGAGGTCGAGGGGATCAATCGCGTGGTCTACGACATCTCGTCCAAGCCGCCGAGCACCATCGAGTGGGAGTGA
- a CDS encoding 6-phospho-beta-glucosidase — translation MKIAVIGGGSTYTPEIIDGMLQRAELFADSEIVLMDIDPQRLEVVGPFCQRMVEHYKSPLRVSTTLDRERALDGADFVLSQFRVGKQAARHQDILMGLRHELIGQETTGVGGMAKALRTLPVALSICEDMRRLCPEAWLINFTNPSGLITQALLDHGKVNSIGLCNVPTESLMLVAAVLQADPSEVHLDFVGLNHLGWIRKVLVRGEDHTDKLRAIFDTAEGPANIPDMAYDPWLIDSLGAFPMYYNRYYYYTDRILEQLKSKDKTRAQEVMLIEQELLEIYRDPAQHTKPAALENRGGAFYSKIAVDLIETITNDLGREHIVNVANAGAIPNLDEQAVVEISCKLNTSGAVPVATEPLQDALLALIAPAKAYERLTIEAHCERSRDKALLALTCNPLGPTASRAEDVLDDMIEVNGFDYLRGSDR, via the coding sequence ATGAAGATTGCCGTTATCGGCGGCGGAAGCACGTACACACCCGAGATCATCGACGGCATGCTGCAGCGTGCCGAGCTGTTCGCGGATAGCGAGATCGTATTGATGGACATCGATCCGCAGCGACTCGAGGTCGTCGGCCCGTTCTGTCAACGAATGGTCGAGCACTACAAATCACCGCTACGCGTGAGCACGACCCTTGATCGTGAGCGGGCATTGGACGGCGCGGACTTCGTGCTCAGCCAGTTCCGCGTGGGCAAACAGGCGGCGCGGCATCAGGACATCCTGATGGGATTGCGCCACGAGCTTATTGGCCAGGAGACCACCGGCGTCGGCGGAATGGCCAAGGCGTTGCGCACCCTGCCCGTGGCGCTGTCGATCTGCGAGGACATGCGTCGGCTGTGCCCCGAGGCCTGGCTGATCAACTTCACCAATCCATCAGGCCTAATTACCCAGGCGTTGCTCGACCACGGGAAAGTCAATTCGATCGGCCTGTGCAACGTACCCACCGAGTCGCTGATGCTGGTCGCCGCCGTGCTGCAGGCCGACCCCTCGGAGGTTCATCTGGACTTCGTGGGCCTGAACCACCTGGGTTGGATCCGCAAGGTGTTGGTGCGCGGCGAGGACCATACCGACAAGCTGCGGGCGATCTTCGACACGGCCGAGGGCCCGGCGAACATCCCGGACATGGCCTACGACCCTTGGCTGATCGATTCCCTGGGCGCGTTCCCGATGTACTACAACCGCTACTACTACTACACCGACCGGATCCTCGAACAGCTCAAGTCCAAGGACAAGACCCGCGCCCAAGAGGTAATGCTGATCGAACAGGAGCTGCTCGAAATCTATCGCGACCCCGCGCAGCACACTAAGCCCGCGGCCCTGGAAAACCGCGGCGGCGCGTTCTACTCCAAAATCGCCGTGGATCTGATCGAGACGATCACCAACGACCTGGGACGCGAGCACATCGTCAACGTGGCCAATGCCGGAGCGATTCCGAACCTGGACGAGCAGGCCGTTGTAGAGATAAGCTGCAAGCTAAATACAAGTGGTGCAGTGCCGGTGGCGACCGAGCCGTTGCAGGACGCTTTGCTGGCGCTTATCGCTCCGGCCAAAGCCTACGAGCGGTTGACGATCGAGGCGCATTGCGAACGCAGCCGCGATAAGGCGCTGCTGGCGCTGACCTGCAATCCCCTCGGCCCGACCGCGAGCCGCGCCGAAGATGTATTGGATGATATGATCGAGGTCAACGGATTCGACTATCTCAGGGGGTCTGATCGATGA